Proteins encoded in a region of the Euleptes europaea isolate rEulEur1 chromosome 3, rEulEur1.hap1, whole genome shotgun sequence genome:
- the MGAT3 gene encoding beta-1,4-mannosyl-glycoprotein 4-beta-N-acetylglucosaminyltransferase: protein MKMRRHKLFLTLCMAGLCLISFLHFLKALSYVTFPRELASLSPNLVSNFFWNNAPVTPQVSPEPGVPEFLRTPLYSHSPLLQPLSPSRASEELHRAEFVLPEDASEYFVHTKAGGVCFKPGTKVLEKPLAGRPDEKLEGAASERAGRKPLSTNGAKRRKWVECVCLPGWHGPSCGVPTVVQYSNLPTKDRLTPREVPRRVINAINVNHEFDLLDVRFHELGDVVDAFVVCESNFTAYGEPRPLKFREMLLNGSFDYIRHKLLYVFLDHFPPGGRQDGWIADDYLRTFLTRDGVSRLRNLRPDDVFIIDDADEIPARDGMLFLKLYDGWTEPFAFHMRKSLYGFFWKQPGTLEVVSGCTIGMLQTVYATDGIRLRRREYYTMPGFRQYENSTGHILVQWSLGSPLHFAGWHCSWCFTPEGIYFKLVSAQNGDFPRWGDYEDKRDLNYIRELIRTGGWFDGTIQEYPPADPKEQMYAPKYLLKNYQRFSYLLENPYQKAKGAG from the coding sequence ATGAAGATGAGACGCCACAAGCTCTTTCTGACTCTGTGCATGGCTGGTCTCTGCCTCATCTCCTTCCTTCACTTCCTGAAGGCCCTCTCCTATGTCACCTTCCCCAGGGAGCTGGCGTCGCTGAGCCCCAACCTGGTCTCTAACTTCTTCTGGAACAATGCGCCCGTCACACCTCAAGTCAGCCCCGAGCCAGGGGTTCCAGAGTTCCTCCGCACGCCACTCTATTCCCACTCGCCTTTACTTCAGCCTCTTTCCCCAAGCAGAGCCAGTGAGGAGTTGCACAGGGCGGAGTTTGTGCTGCCCGAAGACGCTTCGGAATACTTCGTACATACCAAAGCCGGCGGGGTCTGCTTCAAGCCAGGGACCAAGGTGCTGGAAAAACCACTAGCAGGCCGGCCAGATGAAAAACTAGAGGGAGCTGCTTCAGAACGCGCAGGCCGGAAACCTCTGAGCACTAATGGGGCCAAGCGGCGGAAGTGGGTGGAGTGTGTGTGCCTGCCTGGTTGGCACGGGCCTAGCTGCGGGGTGCCCACTGTGGTCCAATATTCCAACCTACCCACTAAAGACCGTCTGACACCACGAGAGGTACCCAGGAGAGTCATTAATGCCATCAATGTGAACCATGAATTTGATCTCTTGGACGTGCGTTTCCATGAACTGGGGGATGTGGTGGACGCCTTTGTTGTCTGTGAATCGAATTTCACGGCCTACGGCGAGCCGCGCCCACTCAAGTTCCGCGAGATGCTGCTCAACGGGTCCTTTGACTACATCCGCCACAAGCTGCTCTACGTCTTCCTGGATCACTTCCCTCCTGGTGGCCGGCAGGACGGCTGGATCGCTGATGACTATCTGCGCACGTTTCTGACTCGGGACGGCGTCTCCCGCCTCCGCAACTTGCGGCCTGATGATGTTTTCATCATTGACGATGCAGATGAGATCCCAGCCCGTGATGGCATGCTCTTTCTCAAACTGTACGATGGCTGGACAGAGCCCTTTGCTTTCCACATGCGCAAATCTCTCTACGGCTTCTTCTGGAAGCAGCCTGGCACCCTGGAGGTGGTCTCTGGTTGCACAATTGGAATGCTTCAGACTGTTTACGCCACAGATGGGATCCGTCTTCGCCGGAGGGAGTATTATACCATGCCTGGCTTTCGGCAATATGAAAACAGCACAGGCCACATCCTGGTACAGTGGTCCCTGGGCAGTCCTCTCCACTTTGCTGGCTGGCACTGCTCTTGGTGCTTCACACCTGAGGGAATTTACTTCAAACTGGTGTCAGCACAGAACGGAGATTTTCCCCGCTGGGGAGACTACGAGGACAAGCGGGACCTCAATTATATCCGGGAGCTAATCCGGACTGGGGGGTGGTTTGATGGTACCATTCAGGAGTACCCTCCTGCAGACCCCAAGGAACAAATGTATGCCCCTAAATATCTGCTGAAGAACTACCAGAGGTTTTCTTACTTACTGGAGAACCCCTACCAGAAGGCAAAGGGGGCTGGGTGA